gacgaggacaggcactgggactgtcccttcttcagacactgctgggattcaggaatgagccgattgcccacaatcggcaattgcccagaatgcaaccggaagaagaaggaggcagccaacgtgtctgtgttcaagcgcctagggcctctcccgccacaaagcaaacgcgctgagtcacctcgttgggcagatctcaaggattcagaagacgagggagaaaaagaagaagacaggtaccaccggccaaggtggtgccctgacggactcagccgttcccaaaagcgcagggttcagcgattgcgcggcctggaggaagctgaaagggtatacttgcatacgctaagaaaggcacgacctgatctggctgcgaaagttcagcgaaccctggacgaagagggtcggccacggaaaatggagtggcgccccaaacaaaggaaagccgatgatgaaacatcggctggcacaaacatggtgctcgtccttccgacgaagcttggtgctccacgattacacgacgCACTCAAgatggacgacagcaagcgcataaagtcagaggttgggctggttttatccaccagcctgaccgagtagcaaggacaaaccgacgagcaaacgtggcgaggctgatccttgtgattggccccaaaaatctatgaagggacattacagaaccttcagtcagcgcttcaatcaacatggcggccgattccagcaatcggccaaaattatcttcaccacatgttctgcttgtgttcaacatcgatctactgagcagcggccacgtcggcggatgaaagtcagcacgaatcctcgcggagccgacgtgcaagtacagtgccttggctaaccacaaagccgatatctgcagtcacctggcagattcggctcggggggcatatagtcagatgaacatgtgactataaacatgtgtaaacatgtatgcagtgaaacattgggggccgattaggaaaaatcggccagtaaaatttttttttaccTACAGCATTGTCGCCAAGATGGTCAACCCTTTGCGtcagttaagctgttggtgtttcatctacagcATCGGCGCCCAGTGGAAGGAAactgatcgatgggggcaagtctggctgattcttcatggtggctgtctcggattaccagattacctaaggtcagagcctttttgtttgatctgGGCATCCGTgccagtattctcgccttgattgaggctcggggggcagctcgccctgaaatatctttgttttggagagccgatttcgttggaatcggctggttccatACTAATAACTGGGAGGCCAATGATCACGTGTTTGGCTGATTCATTGCTATTCTCGCCTTGggtgaggcttggggggcaactcgcctgaAAGTTTCTTGGCTCTGGGAAGcaaatttggttggaatcggctggctctacatcgcaactgttctgaaaAGGGGTGTTTTTGCTACAGAGGTATCAGCtttagcatccaagctgattcagcgacagttccagGGTCCTTGTAAAGACACCTGCTCAAGACTAAACCCACGGCTTACTGCGATCGGCAGTGCTATCATCATCGGTAAGACTGGCTAATttggagggatgactgaattgacctgtctcgcagattgtcgtgagagaccgatgcgttgccatcagtcGTTGGACCTTGATTGGGCTAacggtcgacaaagtcagatgaggggaaatcggctgaatcagcatacaggacatcggcaaaatcagaagaagatttcattgataataaaatttcttacaaggagaagccgattgttcaacaaaagggaacggattactactgccaaccctatgctagcgaatccctactctaagggctatTGCTGTCATTGCCGTCGCTGAGGTAGCTGCCGCCATTGCTGCTGTCGGCGAGTTCTTCGTTGCTACcactgtgaccttcagcagaggcctcctcctcgtcgtcatcatcatcctcgtctgaccaagcccagccccggatacgctttggtggtggttcgtcggaggaggggtcgtcctcctgttccttcttcaggtcggaggagacgtcttcttcttcgtcgtcctcttcttctttggtgacggaggtgaatttgccccagaagggagggtcgtcgtcatcgctctccgcctccagtgctccgtcaaccaggtaccggaggtcatcttccccgtcggttaggggcatggccccatctgaccagacgaggtcctcaccctccggcacaaagtcgaagtcccactcccgcttgtcccaatgtttgggggcccggcggttgtacgcctccatctggtcgtgctctggaaccaactcgcttgaggaagaggattggagagagacaaaagaggaggaagaagacgacatggctgagggagaagagggttttttggtgccgatagctggaacagaggaagaggatgaagtgggctaatcaatcggcacggttaaataataaggagccgggtggagatttaatgccattacagtttccgaggaggtgatgccaaagctatcgaattttgcagagaagctgagaagacagggcataatgatgacggatactgcaacggctctgctctgccacgacatgacccttcgaaggaaaaacagagtggttttgaaattatcattgccaaaaccaggggggcatgtgttatcaccagattttggccaaatcaggaggtgggccgtaagggagatgggcttggaagattacacgtggaagatctctgaagcggccttgcacgaagaatttgggctagattgcccgtgtatctttaattatagtagattgcatcgtagattaaaagttagagtttgtctcgtgcacggtgggattattcccacgttagaaagtcccctggactataaatatgtatttagggtttatggaataaacaacaaccaacgttcaaccaaccaatcaatctcggcgcatcgccaactccttcgtctcgagggtttctaccggtaagcaacgtgctgcctagatcgcatcttgcgatctaggcagcacaagcttcatgttgttcatgcgttgctcgtactgaagcctttttgatggcgagcaacgtagttatcatagatatgttagggtttgcattgttcttcgtatcatatgctgtcgtagtgcaacccttgcatatctagccgcccttacacctatcttaggtgtaggggcggcaccccgcttgatcattatttagtagatctgatccgttacggttgctccttgttcatcaaggattagtttaatatctgcaatagttaggccttacaaagggttggaggatccagcggcgcgtagggtgtcgtttgctagtcctagacaggatgttccggggatcaacctcgtgttggtttttaggccctatctaggatcggcttacgatcaccgtgcgtggccgcgaggcccaatcgtgagtaggatgatccgattatgcggtgaaaaccctaaatcgttgtagatctcattagctttatcttgatcaagcaggaccaccatatattcgtgcacctcgtacgaatcatgggtggatcgactccttgagccgattcacaggataacctgagagccgatcgaggctcgtatttaatgtttacgtgtatgccatgcaggaaactaagcgaggcatctccatcaccttcctgaccaggtataggtcaggtggcacgcccttgcaatcagcatcggacgtgtgaccagaaggctttgcgggccatcgctcggagggaccagggccagccgcagccctaagttgttcccggctctattgtgttgcccgtcgctgcccgccggtgggttttgaccgcaacacggtctcaaggtggttgatgggagaccggattataggatagatagccgcactattaagaggggctttcggttgagtaacttgatcacatcgtcctagggagctcaatcctttgcatactttgcatatccttattgcttcttagtgtttctctgtgtgaggttcttcagcttgttgctagctttacaacaagcccaagttcatcgaaaacggaatccgcatgcatcttctattgcgttttcgagtttggacgtcttcaccgtttcttgacggtgggaggctccctctctaaaatcatctaaaatattctgtgaggagtctccatatttccaacaaaattggtttcattcgaatcagaGTTCGGGaccattagttattaaagaaaaaggaaagaggagaaaagaataaaaagaaaaagagaaaaaggggagGGAGCCGGCTGGCCGACCGGCccagccaccggcccacccggtccgcgaccGGGTCCGGCGCTGGTGCCATCCGAGCCGCCTCCAGGGGCCTTTTGGCCCACGACCGGCGGCTGGCCCGGTccgtgaccggcctgcccggcgttGCCCCCGGCCGACCGGCGCCCGCCCACTGGGCTGCCTCCTTCTCACGCGCGCTACCGGGTCGCCGCCGCCCGCGTGGCCTGCCCTCTGGCCGCTCGCGCGCcaccgggccgccgccgcccacgcggcTCGCTCGCCCGCGCGCTTCGCCCGCCGGGCCGCTCGCCCCGCGCGCCCCTTGCGTTTCTGCCGCACGGTGCGGCTTGTGCCCCGCCCGGCTGGTGGGCCGGTCCAGCCGGGCtgctgaccggcctggccggctgctgaccggcctggccggctgctgcttcggtcggccggcctggcagccggctgggccgtCTTTCTTGCCCGTTTTTCTGCGATTTTAAGTGTGTTTTTTCCCCAACGGGTATATTTGCTCCCTAGATATAAATAGCcatttcttccaccttgagcaacttagttcttcccattctctctcctccattgttgcatttgaagaacttgctctctctctcttgctccccccatgattcttgctcattcttgagggatctaagagaggagatctagatctacacttccaccaaaccatttctcctctaagtgaggggaaccctttggatctagatcttggagtcttttgttgacgttccccattgttcttcctctccaatctcatcttagcatttgttgcttgggtgggatttgggagtgaaggacttgaacacctataGTGTTCTTGCttcgcatcattgcatagtgttgagctctccaccacgattagtttgaGTGAGAGACTATGAGTTTGTTActtttggagggagacctcctagttggcttggcggttggtgctccggtgatctcttcaagaagattgtgaagaggcccgggcttctccttcgtggagcttgtgaagtggttgtggagcttgccatctccggagcggaggaaaagctaaccataaggaaagggccattatccttcgtgggtgtggttcggagaatagggtgagccttcgtggcgcggggaatccttcgtgggacctccactcctccaaacgtgacgtaccttcttgcaaaggaagggaacacgggaatacatcctcgtctccgtgtgcctcggttatttctatacccgagctctctttccttgtgatagccatcgtgcttgaagtacatatatcttactatcatttgtgctacatatatcttgtgcctatcttgcttagctctagttgccattgttacacttagttgagcttagcatatttagggtttgtgcttgtaaactaaacgttagtttaattccgcattcttacaagacaaatccgcaagagtttgtaattgcctattcacccccccccctctaggcgacatctcgatctttcagtttTCCATTCATCGTTACTCATCGATGCAACGGGGCTTTCTTCCGGGGTGGGACGATCCATGTTGTAAAAGTACTCCTTTTTTAGGAGGTACCTACATTGCCGAAGGCCTTTCTGAAGAAGCTTTGTACAAGCCATTTTTACCGCTGACACAGTTATGTCCACAACAAACTTGGACTAGTGACATGAAAGAACATGAATATAAGAGTGATATCTCCAAAAATAAGaatcttagggctcctttgattcataggataggaaaatcataggGATAGGGAAAACATACGATTGCTATCTCCAAAAATGGTAGAGCTTGAGGTTCCATTTAGACAAAACTTCCCAGCTTTACCAAAACTGATATAATCCTTTTTTATCAATTTAAATTAGTTTGCCAAAAGTCTTATAATATGGAATGGAGGAAGTATAAAAATGACTGTCTAACACATGCAGACTAGTAACAATACATAACAAGTACCATATCACACATTCTACTATAGCATTTTACAAACAAGGAGGTAGCATCTACATGAAGTCatcaaggaagagcatgacttttaAATTTTTTTAGATGATTATTTTTAATTGGGCGGACAAATGGGCCATCTGCCCACATCTGCAACTCTATTAGGTTTTCTACCACGTCATCACTTACACTGGGACACACTTGTCACTTTCCGTGTCAATTCAAGTTCAACTCACGTTTGGTGTTTTTCCCCCAAAAACATAGAAAAATGAGGTGGTTTTTCATCCCGTAAATGTAAAGTGATAGTAAATGGTAGATGTAAATATCAAAGTGGCCATTTTATGCTATATAGGACGATAATGAGCTCCAGCGTCATGCCAGCCGTGGGCGCGTCATTACAAAATAAATGAAGATCTAAGTTGGTCAAAAGTCAAATGTCTTTAAATTTGATGAAATTTATAAGGAAATGTGTTAATATCTACTACGTCAAATCTACATAACATGAGAGTATATGTATGATGAAGACACTATAATTAAATTTCCATGATAAATGTTGATGTGTTTTCCTACAAATTTTACATAGTTTGACTTAATACAAACGTAAAACTTCAATTATTTTAAAAAGAAGGAAGTACTCTTTTAGCATCGATATTTGATATATATGTAATATTGCAGGAAACAGCACATGTTCATGCTACACAATAAAATGGAAGTATACTTCAGTTTCAATTATCATACGCAGAAGATAAATTATGGCGTCAGTTTGCATTTGGCACATGTGCTCCAAATTCCTGGAGACTGTCTTGCTCACTTAGTTCCTGGTTAATCTAACTTTACTCGCTCAACTTAAAGACCCAAGTGGAGCTAGTAAATACTTGGAGTAAATTTATATAATATTATGATATATTGTACATAACATTTATATAATACTTGGAGACCGGTTAGCATTTATGGCAATGAATACACGGCTTCAGGATCGTGTACTTAACAGCCGAGGGAACTCTCCCCGCGATGTATCTGCTAGCAGCCTCCGTAGCTCTCTGAGCCTTAGCGAGAGCTGTGGTACACATTGGATAGCATTTGTGAGTTCCTGAGGCGGCGTATTTTTCAGTCGCATGCCAGGTCTCGAAGCTCCTACGGCAGAAAATAGTTGTGTCCAGCGTAAGGCACTCCAGTGAAGAAGTGTGCTGGAGAATGTGCCTCGTAAATTCCACTAAGCTTTTGGTTGAGCAAAAGCCCGTGATCATCACCCGTTTGAGATGGTGATGCCTGTACTCTGGCTTCCACCTTAATTCGTCCTCTCCAACAGAAACAACAGAATCATCCCCTACGCCGTCCTGGTCTACCTGCGCATATGTATGTAGGATTGATGTCATTGGTCTATAACAAACCAGGTGTGTGCAATAAGTCCATTGCACAAGATACTCAATGGTTTAGCCTACACGGTATAGCTCTGATTCTTTGAGAATGATGACTTACGCGTAAGATGAAAGATTCCAAGTAAGGAGCCGCATCAAGATAAGGAATCAGCGAAAAGAAATCACAGCTGGGCCATAAGGCCGATACTGATCTAAAGAGGGTGATTTCCATCTTCTTGAGGTGAAGGAGCTTCACAGGCAGCACGGGCATGTTGAATTCCTGAAAAACACAAGTCCCAAGATCAATTATGCCTTTTCCAATACACAAGTGAAATATCAGTGTTCACTAGTCCCCTATATTAATCTGATTAAAATGTAAAACCAAGACATACCTCATTACGAGAACGCAGGGCAAGGCTCCTAACATTTGGCGCAATGGTTGTGAGCTTGGCATATGCAGAACAGAGAGTGCCAAATGGTTTGTCATGTAACAATTCTACATCCTTAAGTTGTGTGGAGTCTATGACATTGATCTCTACCTGGGTTCCCTCATACTGAAACGAGGAGAGCTTTGGAGCATTGATCTCTACCAACTGGATCATGTCGCATCTCGCAACTCTAAGGAACTTGAGCTGCTGCAGCTTACAAGGCATCTTAAAGCAAGTTATCTCGTCACAACAACAGATTTCCAACTGTTCCAGGGCGAGAGATTTAGAAAGCAGGTGCCCTAATCCCTCGTCATTAATTTTGAGAAAATACAGTTGTAAAGTTCCCAATCTCCTCAACCAGCCAAGTGTTACTGTGGGATGGAAAGTGCAACCGTGGAGGTGAAGAGACTGAATTGATCTTGCAGCTATCGCATCGGACAAAATCGAACAGGGGAAGTTGTAGTCTTTCTCCATGAAAGTTGACACCACCAAGCTTACTTCCTCGATCCCAGGTTTAACAGATGTTTGGAGCCACCTGTCCAAGTAGGAGGTGCTAATGTTGTcacaaatgaaaagatcaagtttAAGAGTCTTGAGCACAGTGCCACGATGGTTATTAAGAATGCGGTCAACTTTGTCGATGAGATGGATTTCTATTTCCTTAAACCACCCCAATTTCTCGTGAGTCAACCCAAGTGTTTCTTTGCTGAGTGTGAGGGTGGAATAGCATCTCCAGGAATGCAAAAAAGCATGAGATACACAGGCGGCACGAGCAGCATCCTTCAGCGGCAGGAGGGAATGTATATGATGTAAGATGTCCTGAAGAAGCATCGTGGACAAGTTAGATTTTAGATAGTAGTAATGCTGACTTCACATGGAGTAAACAGCAGAAGTAGGTGTCTTGTTAGGGGTagcgagtgtgtgtgtgtgtttgcaTGAAGATCCTTGGAATATGGATGAAAGGAGTGCATTGGGTAAAGTTTATGCAACTGATGGTGTGCAGATTTACAATGCACATGTGTTTTTGGCAACAAACAGAAAGCAATCAAGTCCTCAATAATCCTACAGTTGGGAACAGATGTTATGGATTGATTTTACGGACTGATGTGGAGGTTGTTGGTTGGTTCTAATCTTTTCCCCTTCCTTAAATTGTGGAGCATGTTCTCATCATTTTCTAACCGGAGAGGCGCCACGTTGCCTTTCCGTAAGATTTTTTTTGTAGAAATTTTCGGTAGATGTAGGATTACTCTCAAAGTCCTAGCCAAAATGCGTTCAGTGCGAGCAGTTACTGACAGTACTTATAGCTAGAAGAATACTTGAGTGCCAGCGATGCATACCTGTGGAAGTTCAAGCACAAGGTCTTGTCTCATGTTTTGGGCACCCTGAGAGATAATATAAATCTGTTGGCAGGCTTGCAAGAATTGTTTCAGTTGCTGAAACCATTGATACACTATCTGCAACGAGGCAATTCCAATAAGTATGAATCAATACCGCTGGCGCGGTAAAAAAAAACTGCTATCTATTCGCTCAAACAGAGAAAATCTTAGTGCGTGCGTGACCGACCACAAAAATAAAGATCTGGAATACCTTGTCGATTAGTCCGACGGCGTTGTGCGCCCAATTTAACGCCGTGCTGGACATGGAGTAGAGGTATGGATTGCCACTACAGCTGCGGGTCGGGAACTCGGGATAAGGGACCTCAGGAGCTCCCAGATCGAGAATTTGAGCTGAAAACACAACAGAGTCGACCCCCTGTTTTTTCCCCCTTTTCAGAGCAAAAAGATCCGGAAGCAAACCGATGCGTTTGGGAATACGGAGACAGAGTCGCAGCCCTCTACATGTTAGACGACTCAATGAACAAGGATTCCGGATACAATTCGATACAGAGGTGATGAGATCTCATGAACATGAACTGGGAAGCTGAGGGTGAGTCCGAAAAACAGAGGAACACGACGACAGAGGAGTATTTTTTTTTAGAGGAGCCGCAGTCCAAAACCAGTTCCAAATTCCCTGTAACACGTGGGCTGGGCCCATTCAGGAGGGAAGGACTATTTCAAGCTGTTTATTTTCTTTCTGTTTATTTCACGTGACTTTTTGTCTGTTCagttcttttttattttttatttttgcttTCGTAGCTTAGATTTATTTCTCTTCGTTTTTTCCGCTCCTTTCATGTGGCTTTCTGATATATTATGATTTTCCGGTTTTCTTTAATTTCTtcgttttttctgttttcttgatgtttctctttgtttttttttttgcacaatTTTGTTCACTATTTTTCCTTTTCCCTTCTttccttttcattttttcatttttctttcatTGCCACACTTCTACATGTTAGTCGACTTTGAATGAAACAAAAAATTAAATAGTTAGAACAAAAACTAAAAACTTTCAAGTGAACAAAAAAacctactccctccgattcatattacttaatACTAATATAGATGTAACTAGACATATTTTAATTATAAATACATATATTTTAGCATCAATTAATATAGATCGGAGGAAGTAAATAATTTGTTCATTTGTGGTGAACGGTTTTCAAGTGACTTTTTTTTGAAGCAAGAGGCAAAAGATTTGCCTTTTATATTGATATAGGAAGAGCAAACAGACAAATGCCTAAGCCCGGACAAAACAAAAGACAAGAGCTCAAAGAGCTCAGAACAACATAGCCGGCAACGATCAGTTTGCACACTCATCCGTGATCATCTGCATCAGCACAGAAGGTGTGGACGCCTTGTTGTTGAAGACCCTAGCGTTCCGTTCCTTCCAAAGCTCCCACCCGATAAGAGTGACAGCTGTCTGGAGGCCTTTAGGGCAAGCCATGGAGGACGCCGTGATGGCATGCCAGTACTGGAGCACCGTGTCCCTGCCGGTACCGAGGTCAATAAGCAGAGATGGGCAGGACAACCAGGACGCGGCCTGCTGCCAAATCCTCCTGGAGTAGCGGCATTCGAAGAGGATATGCCGGGCGGTCTCCGGCTGACATCTACAGAGCTGACAGTTCGGCTGGTGCGGCCATCCACGGATAGCCAGGCGGTCAGAGGTCCACAGCCGGTTCTGAACCGTAAGCCAGGCGAAGAAACGACACTTGGGGGGGCGCCCACGATTTCCAGACGATCTGCTTGAAGGAGCAGGCCATGGACCCCTGAAACTGGGTTTTGTAGGCTGAGCCCGCAGAATAGACGCCGACAGCAGTAAGAGTCCAAGAGATCACGTCCGGGGTCCCTGGAAGGAGGGCAACATCCTGCAGTAGTGCCCACATGGTGATGAATTGGGACATGTGCTCGATGGTGAAACCGTCGACGGCAACATCCGCAATCCAAGTGTTATTAGCCAAAGCATCGTGGACAGTGCGTTTCTTCCTTTTGGACGCCTCAAAGATGAGCGGGGCGATGAGCTTTGATGGTCTGGCATCCAGCCAGGAGGAGGACCAGAAAGAGGCCTTGTGACC
This region of Lolium perenne isolate Kyuss_39 chromosome 2, Kyuss_2.0, whole genome shotgun sequence genomic DNA includes:
- the LOC127331719 gene encoding uncharacterized protein isoform X2; this translates as MSSTALNWAHNAVGLIDKIVYQWFQQLKQFLQACQQIYIISQGAQNMRQDLVLELPQDILHHIHSLLPLKDAARAACVSHAFLHSWRCYSTLTLSKETLGLTHEKLGWFKEIEIHLIDKVDRILNNHRGTVLKTLKLDLFICDNISTSYLDRWLQTSVKPGIEEVSLVVSTFMEKDYNFPCSILSDAIAARSIQSLHLHGCTFHPTVTLGWLRRLGTLQLYFLKINDEGLGHLLSKSLALEQLEICCCDEITCFKMPCKLQQLKFLRVARCDMIQLVEINAPKLSSFQYEGTQLTTIAPNVRSLALRSRNEEFNMPVLPVKLLHLKKMEITLFRSVSALWPSCDFFSLIPYLDAAPYLESFILRVDQDGVGDDSVVSVGEDELRWKPEYRHHHLKRVMITGFCSTKSLVEFTRHILQHTSSLECLTLDTTIFCRRSFETWHATEKYAASGTHKCYPMCTTALAKAQRATEAASRYIAGRVPSAVKYTILKPCIHCHKC
- the LOC127331719 gene encoding F-box/FBD/LRR-repeat protein At3g26920 isoform X1, which translates into the protein MSSTALNWAHNAVGLIDKIVYQWFQQLKQFLQACQQIYIISQGAQNMRQDLVLELPQDILHHIHSLLPLKDAARAACVSHAFLHSWRCYSTLTLSKETLGLTHEKLGWFKEIEIHLIDKVDRILNNHRGTVLKTLKLDLFICDNISTSYLDRWLQTSVKPGIEEVSLVVSTFMEKDYNFPCSILSDAIAARSIQSLHLHGCTFHPTVTLGWLRRLGTLQLYFLKINDEGLGHLLSKSLALEQLEICCCDEITCFKMPCKLQQLKFLRVARCDMIQLVEINAPKLSSFQYEGTQVEINVIDSTQLKDVELLHDKPFGTLCSAYAKLTTIAPNVRSLALRSRNEEFNMPVLPVKLLHLKKMEITLFRSVSALWPSCDFFSLIPYLDAAPYLESFILRVDQDGVGDDSVVSVGEDELRWKPEYRHHHLKRVMITGFCSTKSLVEFTRHILQHTSSLECLTLDTTIFCRRSFETWHATEKYAASGTHKCYPMCTTALAKAQRATEAASRYIAGRVPSAVKYTILKPCIHCHKC